Proteins co-encoded in one Chitinophagales bacterium genomic window:
- a CDS encoding methyltransferase, giving the protein MTIGLDYIIRGGRDRRVYAEDLVTTGIFSHCRNPLYVGNLLVLLGLGICSNSIYFVFILMPLFMFFYQAIVLAEENFLRNKFGSGFDDYTKDVSRWWISWKGLGDTLSNANFKWKRFILKEYNSTYTWMIGVLLLTAKHQYTDSSELLEQNLPYYLACLLLVTFVYLYIKFLKKTKRLVSN; this is encoded by the coding sequence ATGACCATTGGTTTAGACTACATCATCAGAGGTGGTAGAGATAGGCGGGTATATGCCGAAGACTTGGTGACAACGGGCATTTTCTCCCATTGCAGAAACCCCTTATACGTTGGCAATCTGCTGGTGCTTTTGGGCTTGGGTATCTGTTCCAATTCCATTTATTTTGTATTTATTCTCATGCCACTTTTTATGTTTTTTTACCAAGCCATTGTATTGGCAGAAGAAAATTTTCTACGCAATAAATTTGGTTCAGGCTTCGACGACTATACAAAAGATGTCAGCAGATGGTGGATTAGTTGGAAAGGATTGGGTGATACCCTCAGCAATGCAAACTTCAAATGGAAACGCTTCATTTTGAAGGAATACAACTCAACTTATACATGGATGATTGGTGTATTGTTATTGACTGCAAAACACCAATACACAGATAGTTCTGAATTATTAGAACAAAATCTTCCTTATTACCTTGCTTGCTTGTTGCTGGTTACTTTCGTTTATCTCTACATCAAATTCTTGAAAAAAACCAAAAGACTAGTAAGTAATTAA
- a CDS encoding isoamylase early set domain-containing protein, producing MSLKKQFLKSKPVCKVTFNLPKEAAVEAESVKLLGDFNEWEQASAIAMTPLKNGSFKTTLDLEAGKEYQFLYLIDDNKWEKDLEADKYELSPFGTENSVVVC from the coding sequence ATGAGTCTTAAAAAGCAATTTCTTAAAAGCAAACCAGTTTGTAAAGTAACCTTCAATTTGCCCAAAGAAGCAGCTGTAGAAGCCGAATCAGTAAAACTATTGGGCGACTTCAATGAGTGGGAACAAGCATCAGCAATCGCTATGACTCCCCTAAAAAACGGTAGTTTCAAAACTACTTTGGATTTAGAGGCTGGCAAAGAATACCAGTTCCTTTACTTGATTGACGACAATAAATGGGAAAAAGACTTGGAAGCAGACAAATATGAGCTTTCTCCTTTCGGAACCGAAAATTCTGTTGTTGTTTGCTAA
- a CDS encoding sulfite exporter TauE/SafE family protein, translating into MLGFSKSGFKGLGFVVVTLMALAYESKTSTGILLPLLILGDIFAIIYYRKDANWKILFRLFPAMAVGVVIGVLVGNKLSTELFRQVMAAIILLSGTMMVLIGKIPKDRIPDGKIFAIVMGLGAGFCTMVGNLAGTFSNIYFLAMQLPKRAFIGTAAWLFFFINLFKLPFHIWVWETVNLTTLTHNLYLAPFVIAGFLMGIKLIELISNAFFQKYIIVMTLLGALLILLQ; encoded by the coding sequence ATCTTAGGCTTCTCCAAATCGGGCTTCAAGGGACTTGGTTTTGTGGTGGTTACATTAATGGCACTGGCTTATGAAAGCAAAACTTCAACAGGTATTCTTCTACCTTTGCTCATCTTGGGTGATATTTTCGCCATCATTTACTATCGAAAAGATGCCAATTGGAAAATCCTTTTTCGGCTTTTCCCTGCAATGGCAGTTGGAGTTGTAATTGGCGTTTTGGTAGGCAACAAACTCTCGACCGAACTATTCAGACAAGTGATGGCAGCTATCATTTTGCTAAGTGGCACGATGATGGTGTTGATCGGCAAAATACCAAAAGATAGAATACCCGATGGCAAAATATTTGCAATTGTGATGGGATTGGGGGCAGGGTTTTGCACTATGGTAGGCAATCTTGCAGGTACGTTTTCCAACATTTATTTCCTTGCCATGCAGTTGCCCAAACGAGCATTTATTGGCACTGCAGCATGGTTGTTCTTCTTCATCAATTTGTTCAAACTTCCTTTTCACATTTGGGTTTGGGAAACGGTCAATTTGACTACTTTGACGCACAATCTCTACCTCGCCCCTTTTGTCATTGCAGGTTTTTTGATGGGAATCAAATTGATAGAACTGATCAGCAATGCTTTTTTCCAAAAATACATTATCGTCATGACACTTTTAGGAGCATTGTTGATTTTGCTTCAATAA
- a CDS encoding DUF6624 domain-containing protein, producing the protein MKIILQTLLMCICFFAINTLNAQDFDQLIAEAEQAYQAKKYEIAGKNYLKAFELTDSVNVSKNDFYNAACVFALQNDKNHAFELLTKAIEAGWQDMAWLQKDSDLQNLREDTEWQSILEKTKVKIAAFEASIKYPELRKKLLQMKEDDQKYRRLMLQLQKDKQQNAEKIEQLIVQITELDTKHTALMEQTVTKIGWPKISDVGEDGSNAAWILVQHADKRPDFQNKCLDLLKEAVNAQEAKSSNYAYLYDRVQVAYNDKQVYGSQTQRNTLTNELEFVPIKNEHEVNNRREAMGLSDIESYAKRLEIDYKLLSEEEAKAKAEAQTEEYIELTAKGEISYEEEDYENAQRFYRRMMQLNGNIETEDIYRAACAAALSETEKQSTFYFLNKAILKGWNDLSKLKAEKAFEGLHSTPEWLQLIAILETAKK; encoded by the coding sequence ATGAAGATTATCCTACAAACCTTATTAATGTGTATTTGTTTTTTTGCCATCAATACGTTGAACGCACAAGATTTCGACCAATTGATAGCGGAGGCAGAACAGGCATATCAAGCAAAAAAGTATGAGATTGCAGGAAAAAACTATCTAAAAGCGTTTGAATTGACTGATTCCGTAAATGTATCTAAAAATGATTTCTACAATGCTGCATGTGTCTTTGCACTGCAAAACGATAAAAACCACGCTTTTGAACTTCTCACCAAAGCCATTGAAGCAGGGTGGCAGGATATGGCATGGCTGCAAAAAGATAGTGATCTCCAAAACCTTAGAGAAGATACTGAATGGCAATCTATTTTAGAGAAAACAAAAGTAAAAATAGCAGCTTTTGAAGCGAGTATAAAGTATCCCGAACTAAGAAAAAAACTGCTGCAAATGAAGGAAGACGACCAAAAATATCGGCGTTTAATGCTTCAACTGCAAAAGGACAAACAGCAAAATGCTGAAAAAATCGAACAACTCATTGTTCAAATTACGGAATTGGATACAAAACATACAGCTTTAATGGAACAGACGGTCACCAAAATTGGTTGGCCCAAAATATCAGATGTTGGAGAAGACGGCTCGAATGCTGCATGGATATTGGTTCAACACGCCGATAAACGGCCTGATTTTCAAAACAAATGCCTCGACTTGCTCAAAGAAGCTGTCAATGCACAGGAGGCTAAAAGTTCCAATTATGCCTACCTATACGACCGAGTGCAAGTGGCATACAATGACAAACAAGTGTATGGCTCACAAACACAAAGGAATACATTAACAAACGAACTGGAATTTGTGCCTATCAAAAACGAACATGAAGTAAACAACAGAAGGGAAGCAATGGGCTTGAGTGACATAGAAAGTTATGCAAAACGCCTTGAAATAGACTATAAATTGTTGTCAGAAGAGGAAGCCAAAGCCAAAGCGGAAGCCCAAACAGAAGAATACATCGAATTGACTGCCAAAGGAGAAATTTCTTATGAAGAGGAGGACTACGAAAATGCTCAACGCTTTTATCGCCGAATGATGCAACTCAATGGAAACATTGAAACTGAGGATATTTACCGAGCTGCTTGTGCTGCTGCCCTCAGTGAAACCGAAAAACAATCTACATTTTATTTCCTCAACAAAGCCATCCTCAAAGGTTGGAATGACCTATCCAAGTTGAAGGCAGAAAAGGCTTTTGAAGGACTGCACAGCACACCTGAATGGCTGCAATTGATAGCGATTTTGGAAACGGCTAAGAAGTAA
- a CDS encoding response regulator transcription factor, with protein sequence MNKRVLIIEDDPEIVELLAIHLRDLDCEIFKVHDGRLGYLQASEEVFDLIILDLMLPSMNGMDVCQKLRTQRINTPILMLTAKSEEIDKILGLEMGADDYLTKPFSVREFIARVKAIFRRVKMTKEEGSTALKKKLHYGNLEIDVEMRKVLLNNQRIELTPKEFDLLYLMASNPGKSYSRQRILRLVWGYEYNGYEHTVNSHINRLRAKIEPDINNPTYILTTWGVGYRFSDE encoded by the coding sequence ATGAATAAGAGAGTATTAATCATTGAAGATGACCCTGAAATTGTAGAATTGTTGGCTATCCATTTAAGGGATTTAGACTGCGAAATTTTTAAAGTACATGATGGCAGATTGGGTTATCTGCAAGCAAGTGAAGAAGTATTTGATTTGATTATTCTGGACTTGATGTTGCCGAGTATGAATGGGATGGATGTGTGTCAAAAACTTCGGACTCAACGTATCAATACCCCTATTTTAATGCTTACAGCCAAGTCAGAGGAAATTGACAAGATTTTGGGATTAGAAATGGGGGCAGATGATTACCTAACCAAACCCTTCAGTGTTAGGGAGTTTATTGCAAGAGTAAAGGCCATTTTTCGGCGGGTGAAAATGACGAAAGAGGAAGGTAGCACTGCATTGAAGAAAAAGCTGCATTATGGCAACTTGGAGATTGATGTCGAAATGCGGAAGGTATTGCTGAATAACCAACGCATTGAATTGACTCCGAAAGAGTTTGACCTGCTCTACCTAATGGCTTCTAACCCTGGCAAAAGTTATTCAAGGCAGCGCATTCTTAGATTGGTGTGGGGCTATGAATACAATGGCTACGAACATACCGTCAATTCTCACATCAACCGTTTGCGAGCCAAAATTGAACCCGACATCAACAACCCTACCTATATTTTGACGACTTGGGGAGTAGGATATCGGTTTTCGGATGAATGA
- a CDS encoding CHAT domain-containing tetratricopeptide repeat protein has translation MFEKNLLREGVENRQGDLKRAEELLQQGKPNKREEVIDGVMVATLKKAMCLFEKWGEKEKMAEGYEYLGNYQYEINQFKEAISFYEQSLALRLELYGEVHETLCVLYFKIGDVNNFLHNFNHAKTSLDKALTICNQLYESENELAAYIYFSLGVWHNYQHQYIPAINFFQLSLQNGESDSSYPIERIANTYQNIGYTYSKLTNYEKARHYLKKGIDLFQKNYPPNHSDFHYAFYNYANLFLNIGDYHRAELYAKKAIEIGEYHQSPHLLYSYGTLMKVYINHTKYDKAMQVGELLVSFSIENKLDKHGAIVFSYSELAKCYLKVGKQQEAYTLTNKCISLSQELFDKDRSKLAFSFQSMGIYHTEEGNYDQAESYFSKALGILDDSGDDTKVPKVSISKSLGKLYMKKHNYWAAIKCYHEVLIALIETDVRLDNYYAYPVLNSNATNFDNYLQSVDGVVMLLQKADSFFQYFLQNTQEQKDLQASFDGYKLAFSCLDYIRQSFQSDQSKLMALKHISPKLDKAIKPAYQLFMLTQDKTYLNRVFAFSEKNKAYLMLNSKQEKTAKQLTVLPTELLEKEQEMQSQLIMLQKNIQILKQQGQNINQQVLQQWENSYFDVFNQFESLKKQLETDYPDYYLQKYSTETVTIEALQSVLVENQTALSYFIREEKIYLFTITLDEYEVFAMDKPNNWESLIQKYLQSIKFDQKDTFHQLSFELYQILLQEATHHLIDPFEDEAKQVFIIPHAELHYLPFETLIISDAPASTPYNELDYLLNHCQISYHYSATLLYLDLQKQNDAIAEPAPTDIAFTGFAPVYETTSESQKQAIQQLQKEDYEYATAVNRSEAVRSDGSWMPLPYSKIEVENISLLFEEKGLNNQSFFYETANKKNLEAQIGKSRFVLIAAHGIVNDEYPELSGLVLALGETVDDGRLTVEGEQNLRVSEGLEERSLAQTAVEDSVLNMKEVAMIPMSADLVVLSSCESGIGELHKGEGMMAVNRGFLASGAKNVVSTLFKVNDRASSELTTLLFAHILEGDGFATALQKAKLEMLQKERMSPKFWSGFVLFGKGK, from the coding sequence ATGTTTGAAAAGAATTTATTGAGGGAAGGTGTGGAGAATCGGCAAGGGGATTTGAAGCGGGCGGAGGAGTTATTGCAGCAAGGAAAGCCTAATAAAAGAGAGGAGGTGATTGATGGTGTTATGGTGGCCACACTGAAGAAGGCTATGTGCCTCTTTGAGAAGTGGGGGGAAAAGGAGAAAATGGCGGAGGGCTATGAGTATTTGGGAAATTACCAATATGAAATCAATCAATTTAAGGAAGCTATTTCTTTTTATGAGCAGAGTTTGGCACTACGATTAGAGCTTTATGGCGAAGTGCATGAAACATTGTGTGTGCTTTACTTCAAAATTGGAGATGTAAATAACTTTCTCCATAATTTTAATCATGCAAAAACATCTTTGGATAAGGCATTGACAATCTGCAATCAGTTGTATGAAAGTGAAAATGAACTTGCCGCCTATATTTATTTTTCTTTAGGGGTGTGGCACAATTATCAACATCAGTATATCCCCGCCATTAATTTTTTTCAACTCTCTCTTCAAAATGGCGAATCAGATAGTTCTTACCCTATTGAACGAATTGCAAATACCTACCAAAACATTGGATATACTTACTCTAAACTTACCAACTACGAAAAAGCCAGGCACTATTTAAAAAAAGGAATTGATTTATTTCAAAAAAACTATCCTCCTAATCACTCCGACTTTCATTATGCTTTCTACAATTATGCAAATCTTTTTCTTAATATAGGAGACTATCACAGAGCAGAACTATATGCAAAAAAAGCGATTGAGATAGGAGAGTATCACCAAAGCCCTCATCTACTTTATTCTTATGGGACACTAATGAAGGTCTATATAAATCATACAAAGTATGATAAAGCTATGCAAGTTGGAGAATTGTTGGTGTCGTTTTCGATTGAAAATAAGTTAGATAAGCATGGCGCAATTGTTTTTAGTTATTCCGAATTGGCAAAGTGTTACCTAAAGGTCGGCAAGCAACAAGAAGCATATACCTTGACAAATAAATGTATATCACTTTCGCAGGAATTATTTGATAAGGATCGTTCCAAGCTCGCTTTTTCCTTTCAGAGTATGGGTATTTATCATACAGAAGAAGGAAACTATGATCAAGCTGAAAGCTATTTTTCAAAAGCTTTAGGCATACTTGATGATTCTGGTGACGATACTAAAGTCCCAAAAGTATCCATTAGCAAATCATTGGGAAAATTGTATATGAAGAAGCATAATTATTGGGCAGCCATAAAATGTTATCATGAAGTCCTAATAGCCCTTATTGAAACCGATGTTCGTTTGGATAACTACTACGCCTATCCTGTATTAAATTCTAATGCTACCAACTTCGATAATTATTTGCAGTCTGTTGATGGAGTAGTAATGTTGTTGCAAAAAGCAGATTCATTTTTCCAATATTTTTTGCAGAATACCCAAGAACAAAAAGACCTTCAAGCTTCGTTTGATGGTTACAAATTGGCTTTTTCTTGTTTAGACTATATTCGGCAATCTTTCCAATCCGACCAGTCTAAATTAATGGCTCTCAAACATATTAGCCCTAAATTAGATAAGGCAATTAAGCCAGCTTACCAGTTATTTATGCTAACGCAAGACAAGACTTATTTGAATCGTGTCTTCGCTTTTTCCGAAAAAAACAAGGCATACTTAATGTTAAACAGCAAACAAGAAAAAACTGCCAAACAACTAACTGTACTGCCAACTGAACTCTTAGAAAAAGAGCAGGAAATGCAGTCTCAACTGATAATGCTCCAAAAAAACATTCAAATCCTCAAACAGCAAGGGCAGAATATCAACCAACAAGTGCTTCAACAATGGGAGAACAGCTATTTTGATGTCTTCAATCAATTCGAATCCCTCAAAAAGCAACTCGAAACCGACTATCCCGACTACTACCTCCAAAAATACAGCACCGAAACTGTCACTATTGAGGCTCTTCAATCCGTACTTGTAGAAAACCAAACGGCATTGAGTTATTTCATCAGAGAAGAAAAAATCTATCTCTTTACCATTACTCTCGATGAATACGAAGTCTTTGCGATGGATAAACCCAACAATTGGGAAAGTTTGATTCAAAAATACCTTCAAAGCATCAAATTTGACCAAAAAGACACCTTCCATCAACTCAGCTTTGAACTCTACCAGATTCTACTTCAAGAAGCCACACATCACCTTATTGACCCTTTTGAAGACGAAGCCAAACAGGTATTCATCATCCCTCATGCCGAGCTGCATTATCTGCCTTTTGAAACGCTTATCATTTCAGATGCTCCCGCTTCAACGCCCTACAATGAATTGGACTACCTACTGAATCACTGTCAAATCAGCTATCACTATTCGGCTACTCTACTCTATCTTGACCTTCAAAAACAAAACGATGCCATTGCCGAACCTGCACCTACCGACATTGCTTTCACTGGCTTTGCACCTGTGTATGAAACAACTTCGGAGAGCCAAAAGCAGGCGATTCAACAACTGCAAAAAGAGGACTATGAATATGCTACTGCGGTCAATCGCTCTGAGGCAGTGAGAAGTGATGGCAGTTGGATGCCTTTGCCCTACTCCAAAATTGAAGTAGAAAACATCTCTTTGCTTTTTGAAGAAAAAGGACTCAACAATCAATCTTTTTTCTACGAAACAGCCAACAAAAAGAATTTGGAAGCGCAAATCGGTAAGAGTCGTTTTGTGTTGATTGCAGCGCATGGGATTGTGAATGACGAATATCCAGAGTTGTCGGGTTTGGTTTTGGCTTTGGGGGAAACGGTGGACGATGGACGACTGACGGTGGAAGGGGAACAGAACCTGAGGGTTTCGGAGGGATTGGAGGAACGGAGTTTGGCTCAAACGGCTGTGGAAGACAGTGTTTTGAATATGAAAGAGGTGGCAATGATTCCGATGTCGGCAGATTTGGTGGTGTTGAGCAGTTGTGAGAGTGGGATAGGGGAACTGCACAAGGGCGAGGGCATGATGGCGGTGAATCGGGGATTTTTGGCGAGTGGAGCGAAGAATGTGGTGTCGACGCTCTTCAAAGTAAACGATCGAGCGAGTAGTGAATTGACGACCTTGCTGTTTGCTCATATTCTTGAAGGGGATGGTTTTGCTACAGCTTTGCAGAAAGCGAAGTTGGAGATGCTGCAAAAAGAAAGAATGAGTCCTAAGTTTTGGAGCGGCTTTGTGTTGTTTGGGAAGGGGAAGTAG
- a CDS encoding helix-turn-helix transcriptional regulator: MKQPPISEKIYNQNKIWLQNLRELILRHAHNNEFKTEDLGQELNISKRTLERKLKYLTGKSPKQYINELRLNRAHKLITEQNFGNVAQISNLVGFSKTSYFSNLFKQRFGYSPLTLITLVKSKKHTKTS; this comes from the coding sequence ATGAAGCAACCTCCAATATCCGAAAAAATCTATAATCAAAACAAAATTTGGCTACAAAATTTGCGTGAACTAATTTTGCGTCATGCTCATAACAATGAATTTAAAACGGAAGATTTGGGTCAAGAACTCAACATCAGTAAACGAACACTCGAACGAAAGTTAAAATACCTAACAGGCAAATCTCCAAAACAATACATCAATGAACTGAGATTGAATCGGGCGCACAAACTCATAACCGAACAAAATTTTGGAAATGTCGCCCAAATCAGCAATCTAGTTGGATTCTCTAAAACCAGTTATTTCTCAAACCTCTTCAAGCAGAGGTTTGGCTACAGTCCTCTTACATTGATTACTTTGGTAAAATCAAAAAAACATACAAAAACTTCTTGA